The following proteins are encoded in a genomic region of Candidatus Zixiibacteriota bacterium:
- a CDS encoding NTP transferase domain-containing protein: MSKNRAAIVLAAGKGKRMESDLPKVLHTINGRPMISVVLERLETLNISKTVLVIGYQGELVQKQLADSRVDFVWQREQLGTGHAVMMARRELADFEGTTLVALGDMPFVSTDSFKNLFDTHESLGAAATCLTAILDDPTGYGRIVRVPDSDLLQEIVEHRDATDEILAIKEINTGAFCFDNRLLYQSLDKITNQNSQQEYYLTDTIKILHGSGQKVAVVTTEDPDEGLGVNSTEQLDLLARKFAEKT; this comes from the coding sequence ATGTCCAAAAACAGAGCCGCTATCGTCCTGGCCGCCGGGAAAGGCAAGCGGATGGAATCCGACCTGCCGAAAGTGCTGCACACGATCAATGGTCGTCCAATGATCTCCGTAGTACTGGAGCGGCTGGAAACTCTGAATATAAGCAAAACGGTGCTGGTTATAGGATACCAGGGCGAGTTGGTCCAGAAACAACTGGCTGACAGCCGGGTGGATTTTGTTTGGCAGCGTGAGCAACTCGGAACCGGCCATGCAGTTATGATGGCCCGCAGGGAATTAGCTGATTTCGAGGGGACCACTCTGGTGGCCTTGGGCGACATGCCCTTTGTGTCGACTGACTCATTCAAGAACCTGTTCGACACTCACGAAAGCCTCGGCGCCGCGGCTACTTGTTTGACAGCTATTCTCGACGACCCGACCGGATACGGCCGAATTGTCAGAGTACCGGACTCGGACCTTTTGCAGGAAATCGTGGAGCATAGGGATGCAACAGACGAGATTCTTGCGATAAAAGAGATAAACACAGGAGCTTTTTGTTTTGATAACCGACTCTTGTACCAGTCGCTGGACAAGATCACAAATCAGAACAGTCAGCAGGAGTACTACCTGACCGACACGATTAAGATACTGCACGGCTCCGGCCAAAAGGTCGCTGTGGTAACAACAGAGGATCCTGATGAGGGTTTGGGTGTCAATTCGACCGAACAACTGGACCTGTTGGCCAGGAAGTTTGCCGAAAAAACTTGA
- a CDS encoding LytR C-terminal domain-containing protein, with protein MYKSSKPQRTDGANPVSWRQRVQRSRLLELSIAAVFVIVLVYVVSMSIRVSQGVSRTLGSPEHVVRLQILNGCGVTGLASRLADGLSNYADDDLEIRVVDTDNFEVSTVRQTFMLSRDEDVSIAGLLAVKLGLPADEIGCRPLENNYRQVSVTLVLGEDWETIDLLKNHVKEK; from the coding sequence ATGTATAAATCATCAAAGCCACAAAGAACCGATGGGGCCAATCCGGTTTCGTGGCGGCAGCGTGTACAGCGCTCCCGGCTCTTGGAACTGTCGATCGCGGCTGTGTTTGTAATCGTTTTGGTCTACGTGGTCAGCATGTCGATTCGGGTAAGTCAGGGTGTTTCGCGGACTCTGGGATCACCGGAGCATGTGGTCAGGCTACAGATTCTCAACGGCTGTGGTGTCACCGGCCTGGCTTCACGGTTGGCCGATGGGTTGTCCAACTATGCCGACGACGACCTGGAAATCCGAGTGGTTGACACCGACAATTTCGAAGTCTCCACGGTCAGACAGACCTTTATGTTGTCCCGGGATGAAGATGTTAGCATTGCCGGTTTGCTGGCCGTCAAACTGGGGCTGCCCGCAGACGAAATTGGCTGCAGGCCGCTCGAAAACAATTACCGTCAGGTTTCGGTCACACTGGTTTTGGGTGAAGACTGGGAAACCATTGACCTGCTAAAAAACCACGTCAAGGAGAAATAG
- the mfd gene encoding transcription-repair coupling factor, with amino-acid sequence MGDRISERDTPVKIDPGLLCCLKGAIRLETTTDTIKSSRNLPAVLARLKDHAPYRQLLGSLEDSSSRMIAGLSGSAASCLIHAMSGDLNRPILVIAPDAEKANDLYDDLHFLMGPHRAGHFPARQILPYDFRAPVGEVMGRRISTLAGMVDGHLKVVVCSLRALMEPTIERDYLRDSMIALTKGEEIDLDDLVTRLVRLGYRRVSVVEEVGDFAVRGGLIDFFTPDSDAPVRVELFGDEVDTIREFDVATQRTLARIDRVHLLPKREIPITQETLEGYLERLPADDADVIRARYLNDPELPGLEWMSILFGLKQGRLLDYFAADGVVYMQGEGTLRVEADSIMAEAATLQQRLQGRISRLPDPEEYYQPIDALFAHLNEHARVDQVPFRGGRGGTIDFGCQNHPSVGSRFDLLEKIISEYNALGLRFLIGTDTDGQAARLEELFTERTSLTVPPPLEVANLKGGFVCKDGGFAILTDHEIFGRYHRRVRRKKFKEGVAISDYSNLTVGDFVVHTDHGVARYLGLETLQVDGKNRDCLTLQYAEKDRLYVPIEEFNRVSKYSGKDSAPQLMRLGGQAWEKLKTKTKKAIADMAADLIKLYAERKAKKGFSCGEDTVWLKQLESSFVFEETPDQLRAINDTKRDMADDRPMDRLICGDVGFGKTEVAVRAAFKAIEAGKQVAVLVPTTILAQQHHETFSERLKEFPLRVEMLSRFRNRAQQLEVIDGLADGTVDLVIGTHRLLSKDVFIKDLGLLVIDEEHRFGVRHKEKLRQLRSIVDTISMTATPIPRTMQMSMMGARDMSLITTSPKDRLPIITEIEEFDPAIIATTILREIDRGGQVFFLHNRVQTIDAMYNYLKKIVPQAEIAIAHGQMHEKSLEGIMLAFMRGRYDVLLCTSIIESGLDIPSANTIIINRADRFGLAQLYQIRGRVGRSARRAYAYLLTPPIRRLKADAVKRLRALEAHSDLGSGFALAMRDLEIRGAGTILGAKQSGFIEEIGFDMYNRLLEEAIAEQRGLSVQPLPQTKLELDCELHINEQYISDRHQKVDVYRRLADACKLEEVEKIRDEITDRFGKVPQSTVNLIEATAVKIVAAALEIDKVRLKSGQARLAFKESRALTRPEVEAFHKATDCPLSFDLAGRATVRIDLGTISEATRLNYLRGVLSKIG; translated from the coding sequence TTGGGCGATAGAATAAGTGAAAGAGATACCCCGGTCAAAATCGATCCGGGGCTTTTGTGCTGTCTGAAAGGAGCCATCCGCCTGGAAACAACCACCGACACGATCAAGTCAAGCCGGAACCTGCCCGCGGTGCTGGCCCGACTGAAGGATCATGCGCCGTACCGGCAATTGCTGGGCTCCCTGGAAGATTCATCATCGCGGATGATCGCCGGCCTGTCCGGGTCGGCGGCCTCATGTCTGATCCATGCGATGTCCGGGGACTTGAACCGCCCGATTCTGGTCATCGCCCCGGATGCGGAAAAGGCCAACGACCTCTACGACGATCTGCATTTTCTTATGGGACCGCACCGAGCCGGCCACTTTCCGGCCCGGCAGATCTTGCCATACGATTTCCGCGCACCAGTCGGGGAGGTGATGGGTCGACGTATCTCCACGCTGGCCGGGATGGTCGACGGTCATCTTAAAGTGGTGGTGTGCTCGCTACGCGCTTTGATGGAACCTACCATTGAGCGCGACTACCTTAGAGATAGTATGATCGCCTTGACCAAAGGTGAAGAGATCGACCTTGACGATCTGGTGACGCGGTTGGTGCGGCTGGGTTACAGACGGGTGTCGGTAGTCGAAGAGGTGGGTGATTTTGCCGTGCGCGGCGGCCTGATCGATTTCTTTACGCCCGACTCGGACGCACCGGTGCGGGTGGAACTGTTCGGCGACGAGGTCGACACCATCCGCGAATTCGATGTCGCCACACAGCGCACTCTGGCTCGTATAGATCGCGTACATTTGTTACCGAAGCGCGAGATACCTATAACGCAGGAAACACTGGAGGGTTATCTGGAGCGCCTGCCCGCCGATGACGCCGATGTTATCCGTGCACGATACTTGAACGACCCCGAACTGCCCGGCCTGGAGTGGATGTCGATCTTGTTCGGTCTCAAGCAAGGGAGGTTACTGGACTACTTTGCTGCCGATGGCGTCGTCTACATGCAGGGCGAGGGGACCCTCAGGGTGGAAGCGGATTCTATAATGGCCGAGGCGGCCACACTTCAGCAGCGACTGCAGGGGCGGATATCCAGACTGCCCGACCCGGAGGAGTACTACCAGCCGATCGACGCTCTCTTTGCACACCTCAATGAACATGCACGAGTCGACCAGGTACCTTTCCGCGGCGGACGCGGCGGCACTATCGATTTTGGATGTCAGAACCACCCATCGGTTGGATCGAGATTCGATCTTCTCGAAAAGATAATCTCTGAATACAATGCGCTGGGGTTGCGGTTTCTAATCGGGACCGACACCGATGGCCAGGCGGCCCGGCTGGAAGAACTGTTCACGGAGCGCACTTCGCTCACCGTACCGCCGCCGTTGGAAGTGGCTAACCTCAAAGGTGGTTTTGTATGCAAGGACGGTGGCTTTGCCATACTGACCGACCATGAGATATTCGGACGCTATCACCGTCGCGTCCGTCGCAAGAAATTCAAAGAAGGTGTGGCCATTTCGGACTACTCCAACTTGACCGTTGGGGACTTCGTTGTGCACACCGATCACGGGGTGGCCAGGTACCTCGGGTTGGAGACACTCCAGGTGGACGGTAAGAATCGAGACTGCCTGACCCTTCAGTATGCCGAAAAAGATCGGTTGTATGTGCCCATCGAGGAGTTTAACCGCGTCTCCAAATACTCGGGGAAAGATAGCGCTCCGCAATTGATGCGACTCGGCGGGCAGGCCTGGGAGAAGCTCAAGACAAAGACCAAGAAAGCCATCGCCGACATGGCCGCCGACCTGATAAAGCTATACGCCGAGCGCAAAGCCAAAAAGGGATTCTCCTGCGGCGAGGACACAGTCTGGTTGAAGCAGCTTGAGTCATCGTTCGTTTTCGAGGAGACGCCGGATCAACTGAGAGCGATCAACGATACCAAGCGGGATATGGCCGATGACCGGCCGATGGATCGATTGATCTGCGGCGATGTCGGTTTCGGTAAAACCGAAGTGGCCGTGCGAGCCGCCTTCAAAGCCATCGAAGCCGGCAAGCAGGTAGCGGTGCTGGTGCCGACAACGATTCTTGCCCAACAGCACCACGAGACTTTTTCCGAACGGCTCAAAGAGTTTCCGCTCAGAGTTGAGATGCTGTCACGTTTTCGCAACCGGGCGCAGCAGTTGGAGGTTATCGACGGTCTGGCCGACGGCACCGTTGATTTGGTGATCGGCACGCATCGGTTGCTATCCAAAGATGTGTTTATTAAGGACCTCGGTCTTCTGGTAATCGACGAGGAACATCGGTTCGGCGTGCGGCACAAAGAGAAACTGCGTCAGCTTCGCAGTATCGTTGACACGATCTCCATGACGGCCACGCCTATTCCACGGACGATGCAAATGTCGATGATGGGTGCGCGCGACATGAGTCTGATCACAACCTCGCCCAAAGATCGGTTGCCGATTATTACTGAGATCGAGGAGTTCGATCCGGCCATTATCGCGACAACGATTCTGCGCGAGATTGATCGCGGCGGACAGGTCTTCTTCTTGCACAACCGGGTGCAGACAATCGATGCCATGTACAACTATCTCAAAAAGATCGTACCGCAGGCGGAGATTGCAATCGCGCACGGACAGATGCATGAGAAATCGCTTGAAGGAATCATGCTGGCTTTCATGCGCGGACGCTACGACGTTTTGTTGTGTACTTCGATCATTGAATCCGGCCTGGACATTCCGTCGGCCAATACGATTATTATCAACCGGGCCGACCGCTTCGGTTTGGCGCAACTCTACCAGATTCGCGGACGGGTGGGACGGTCGGCACGACGGGCTTATGCCTATCTGTTGACCCCGCCGATCCGTCGCCTGAAAGCGGACGCCGTCAAGCGGCTCCGGGCGCTGGAAGCACATTCCGATCTGGGCAGTGGGTTTGCCCTGGCCATGCGCGACCTTGAGATTCGTGGCGCCGGGACAATCCTGGGCGCCAAACAATCAGGGTTCATCGAAGAGATCGGGTTTGACATGTACAACCGGCTTTTGGAAGAAGCGATTGCCGAACAACGAGGACTCAGTGTGCAGCCGCTGCCACAGACCAAGCTGGAGCTGGATTGCGAGCTGCATATCAACGAACAGTACATTAGTGATCGTCATCAGAAGGTCGACGTGTATCGACGATTGGCCGATGCGTGCAAACTGGAAGAGGTCGAAAAGATTCGCGACGAAATCACCGACAGGTTTGGCAAGGTTCCGCAGTCGACGGTCAATTTGATTGAAGCAACGGCGGTCAAGATCGTCGCTGCCGCTCTGGAGATCGACAAGGTCAGATTGAAATCCGGTCAGGCACGTCTGGCGTTCAAAGAAAGCCGTGCCTTAACGCGACCCGAAGTGGAGGCTTTTCATAAAGCGACCGATTGCCCGTTGTCGTTCGACCTGGCCGGACGCGCCACGGTACGGATTGATCTCGGAACGATCAGCGAAGCTACCCGTCTCAACTACCTGCGCGGCGTGCTGAGTAAGATTGGGTAA
- a CDS encoding thrombospondin type 3 repeat-containing protein: MYHHSGISTCSPRRVATLAILLLSIFVLSPSQARTDSAPGLDASVFTELQATNDGRAIRATVAPDASDRAKLGPDYQSLELPVSMNETLLLELERFDVVADDARFLIGSPSGDAPMERSDITLFKGRVSGDESSHAYFAISSSGMINGFVDRAGHPGYAMTTLPDDLKAGNGALTISPVTAIGGLDVPFCGTEIELDLIPELDKSVAAPPEEGGPLLLRVAIDANQSYVDIFDSETEARDYIVQLIGAVSAIYERDTNIRMALAFARLWPSGGEPFSSYDVGGFRDYWWNNEDTTGLSIVHLFSGDRDAPFGGIAFVGGTCGNGAYGIDAYLNGSFLAPVTYPDNGNWDINVVAHEMGHNCGGPHTHSDYYDPHIDDCGNGVPSRGTILSYCHSHPGYQSNIDLRFHRRIQETITADVGGGGCHPRDCNGNNIGDDEDILLGTSDDTNFNGIPDECEDCNGNAILDPVEIAGGAPDVDGNGILDECEPDCNNNNIPDLYETWVGSAPDEDGNNIPDECDPDCNNNGTLDYTEMQNNMALDLDRDRVLDECQDCNGNSQPDWIDMDRQHNLMVCDNAAVRVQEFHGRSGVPSAFVSIRNPYDVIANDAGTHIFIAGWHLSEVWSLELSTWTSQAFVSAGTGGLGRPTALTFGPDGHLYVADETNDAVKKYNGSTGASMGDLVAGGAGSLTEPMGLVFGPNGNLFVSSGNHAVYEYNGATGAFIDAFAGPGSGGLNDPRGLAFKPDGNLLVSSYGSDQILEYDGSSGAFIRVFSDEYGFTSPWGMCIGPNGNVYFSAFSGSQGRIFEYDVNDARYYRSFVRGTDVLFEPAGLCFLPASGNDLNQNRVLDACEGGDLDSDGVANVADNCPTEPNSSQTDSDGDGVGDACDNCSSTANTDQRDVDGDGFGDLCDNCPAVANNSQDDGDSDGRGDACDNCLGLENPAQEDVDGDRVGDLCDNCPADRNSDQLDTDDDGSGDACDNCPEIPNPSHEDADLDEVGDVCDNCVNTYNPDQLESDTDGVGDACDNCDLIDNPTQEDLDVDGVGDSCDNCIDVPNPGQEDEDQDGLGDACDGCCIKPIRGNVDYDLADAIDISDLVWLVDYMFTAGPDPACWAEANVNGSDDQSPGEETSDDLDIADLVYLVDFMFTGGPDPADCP, from the coding sequence TTGTATCATCACTCTGGTATCTCAACGTGTAGCCCTCGACGGGTAGCAACTCTGGCCATCCTACTTTTGAGCATCTTTGTCTTGAGCCCCAGTCAGGCCAGGACCGATTCAGCACCGGGATTGGATGCATCGGTTTTCACCGAGCTGCAAGCAACCAACGACGGCCGAGCAATCCGCGCCACAGTCGCGCCCGATGCCTCTGACAGAGCGAAACTTGGTCCGGACTATCAGAGTCTGGAACTCCCGGTCAGCATGAATGAGACCCTGTTGCTGGAACTTGAACGCTTTGACGTCGTGGCGGACGATGCCCGTTTTCTGATCGGTAGTCCCTCAGGCGATGCTCCCATGGAGCGTTCGGACATTACATTGTTCAAGGGACGGGTGTCGGGCGACGAGAGTTCGCACGCCTATTTTGCCATTTCGTCATCCGGAATGATTAACGGCTTTGTCGACCGCGCGGGGCATCCCGGCTACGCGATGACCACGCTGCCCGATGATCTGAAAGCCGGTAACGGTGCTCTGACGATCAGCCCGGTTACTGCTATCGGTGGTTTGGATGTACCCTTTTGCGGTACTGAGATTGAGTTGGACTTGATTCCTGAACTCGACAAATCTGTCGCAGCCCCGCCGGAGGAAGGCGGACCGCTCCTTTTGCGTGTCGCTATCGATGCCAACCAGTCATACGTCGATATATTCGACAGTGAGACAGAAGCGAGAGACTACATCGTGCAATTGATCGGCGCGGTCTCAGCCATCTATGAACGAGATACCAACATTCGCATGGCCCTGGCCTTTGCCCGGCTCTGGCCGTCCGGCGGGGAGCCGTTCAGTTCCTACGACGTAGGTGGCTTTCGTGACTACTGGTGGAACAACGAGGACACGACCGGCCTCAGCATCGTCCACTTGTTCAGCGGTGATCGCGATGCACCTTTCGGTGGCATCGCATTCGTTGGCGGTACCTGTGGCAACGGCGCCTATGGCATCGATGCATACTTGAACGGTAGTTTCCTGGCGCCGGTGACATATCCGGACAATGGCAACTGGGACATCAATGTCGTGGCGCACGAGATGGGGCACAATTGCGGCGGACCGCACACGCACAGCGACTACTATGATCCGCACATCGATGACTGCGGTAACGGCGTACCCTCCCGCGGCACTATCTTGAGCTACTGCCACAGTCATCCCGGCTATCAGAGCAACATCGATTTGCGTTTTCACCGACGAATACAGGAGACCATCACAGCTGATGTGGGTGGGGGCGGCTGCCACCCGCGTGATTGCAACGGCAACAATATCGGTGACGATGAGGACATCCTTCTGGGCACCAGCGACGACACCAACTTCAACGGTATTCCGGACGAATGCGAAGACTGCAACGGCAACGCCATCCTCGACCCGGTGGAGATTGCCGGTGGCGCGCCCGACGTCGACGGCAACGGAATCCTCGATGAATGCGAGCCGGACTGCAACAACAACAATATACCGGATCTGTATGAGACCTGGGTTGGGTCGGCACCGGATGAGGACGGCAACAACATCCCCGACGAGTGCGATCCGGACTGTAACAACAACGGAACCCTGGACTATACTGAGATGCAGAACAACATGGCCCTCGATCTGGACCGTGATCGCGTGCTGGATGAATGCCAGGACTGCAACGGAAATTCTCAGCCCGACTGGATCGATATGGACCGCCAGCACAACCTCATGGTGTGTGACAACGCCGCCGTGCGGGTTCAGGAATTCCACGGACGCAGCGGTGTGCCCTCGGCCTTTGTGAGCATACGGAATCCTTACGATGTAATTGCCAACGATGCCGGTACCCACATTTTCATAGCTGGATGGCATCTGTCTGAAGTCTGGAGCCTGGAGTTGTCGACCTGGACCAGTCAAGCCTTTGTTTCGGCCGGCACAGGAGGCCTGGGCCGACCCACCGCCTTGACATTCGGGCCCGACGGACATCTATATGTCGCCGACGAAACCAACGACGCCGTGAAGAAGTACAACGGGTCCACCGGGGCTTCCATGGGTGATTTAGTGGCTGGTGGAGCCGGTTCGTTGACGGAGCCAATGGGCCTCGTCTTTGGTCCCAATGGGAACCTTTTCGTTTCAAGCGGCAACCATGCCGTCTACGAATACAACGGCGCTACCGGTGCCTTTATCGATGCTTTCGCCGGCCCCGGTTCCGGCGGACTGAACGATCCGCGCGGGTTGGCCTTCAAGCCGGACGGAAACCTTCTGGTAAGCAGCTACGGCAGCGATCAGATCCTCGAATACGACGGCAGTTCCGGCGCGTTCATTCGCGTCTTCAGTGATGAATATGGTTTCACCTCCCCATGGGGGATGTGCATCGGACCCAACGGCAACGTCTATTTTTCCGCTTTCTCCGGCAGCCAGGGGCGGATATTTGAGTACGATGTGAACGACGCCAGATACTACCGGTCATTCGTGCGTGGCACCGATGTCTTATTTGAGCCGGCCGGTCTGTGCTTTCTGCCCGCCTCCGGCAATGACTTAAACCAAAACCGGGTCCTTGATGCATGTGAAGGCGGCGACCTGGACTCGGACGGCGTGGCCAATGTGGCAGACAACTGTCCGACCGAACCCAATTCAAGTCAGACCGATAGTGATGGCGACGGTGTCGGCGATGCTTGTGATAACTGTTCCTCAACGGCCAATACCGATCAGCGCGATGTTGACGGCGATGGTTTCGGCGACCTGTGCGACAACTGCCCGGCCGTTGCCAACAACAGCCAGGACGACGGCGACAGCGATGGACGGGGGGATGCTTGTGACAACTGTCTGGGCTTGGAAAACCCGGCGCAGGAAGATGTCGACGGCGACAGAGTGGGTGATCTCTGTGACAATTGCCCGGCCGATCGCAACTCAGACCAGTTGGATACCGACGACGATGGCTCAGGAGACGCATGCGACAACTGTCCGGAGATTCCCAACCCATCGCATGAGGACGCTGATCTGGACGAGGTGGGTGATGTGTGTGACAATTGTGTTAACACCTATAACCCCGACCAGTTGGAATCAGACACAGACGGAGTCGGTGATGCCTGCGACAATTGTGATCTGATCGACAATCCGACTCAAGAAGACCTGGATGTTGACGGTGTCGGTGATTCGTGCGATAATTGTATCGATGTACCCAACCCCGGTCAGGAGGATGAAGATCAGGATGGACTCGGCGATGCTTGTGACGGTTGCTGTATCAAGCCGATTCGCGGCAATGTTGACTACGACCTGGCCGATGCGATTGATATTTCCGACTTGGTCTGGCTGGTAGATTACATGTTTACGGCCGGTCCGGATCCTGCCTGTTGGGCTGAGGCCAATGTCAATGGCAGCGATGATCAGTCACCGGGCGAGGAGACATCAGATGATCTCGACATCGCCGACTTGGTGTACTTGGTCGACTTCATGTTCACCGGCGGCCCCGACCCCGCGGATTGCCCGTAG
- a CDS encoding aspartate 1-decarboxylase — protein sequence MLITVCKSKIHRATITDANLDYVGSITIDSELMGRADLVEFEKVQVANIANGERFETYVIEGKADSGTIGLNGAAARKGSIGDLIIIIAYGHLEKGEAELFKPAIVHVDKDNRPVD from the coding sequence ATGCTGATAACTGTCTGTAAATCCAAAATCCACCGTGCCACCATCACGGACGCCAATCTGGATTATGTCGGTAGTATTACCATCGACTCCGAACTGATGGGTCGGGCTGATCTGGTTGAATTTGAGAAGGTCCAGGTGGCCAATATCGCCAACGGTGAACGCTTCGAAACTTATGTCATCGAGGGTAAGGCAGACAGCGGCACTATCGGCCTCAACGGCGCGGCCGCTCGCAAGGGGAGTATCGGTGATCTGATCATCATCATTGCCTACGGCCATCTCGAAAAAGGGGAGGCCGAACTCTTCAAGCCGGCTATTGTCCATGTCGATAAAGACAACAGGCCGGTGGATTAG
- the rpmB gene encoding 50S ribosomal protein L28: protein MSKMCEVCGKKPGFGNNVSHANNTTKRRWYPNLQRVRALVDGKPKRVSVCTSCLRAGKVIKNVRGRKAAPAAPEATP from the coding sequence ATGTCCAAAATGTGCGAAGTATGCGGCAAAAAGCCAGGTTTCGGAAATAACGTCTCTCACGCCAATAATACCACCAAACGGCGCTGGTACCCCAATCTCCAGCGGGTGCGAGCCCTGGTCGACGGCAAACCGAAACGGGTCAGTGTATGCACCTCCTGTCTGCGAGCCGGTAAGGTGATCAAGAACGTCCGCGGCCGCAAGGCTGCACCGGCTGCACCTGAGGCCACGCCCTAA
- the rsfS gene encoding ribosome silencing factor: MKELSVLEQAQLAGRLALEKKGFDVKILKVKAVSSVADYFVIASGEADVHVKAIVRAVEDGLMERGYKPYHREGYSQGSWVLLDYIDVVVHIFLESTRQFYALERLWGDAPVEELSDD; this comes from the coding sequence TTGAAGGAACTTTCGGTGCTCGAGCAGGCCCAACTGGCCGGAAGACTGGCTTTGGAGAAGAAGGGATTCGATGTCAAAATCCTGAAAGTCAAAGCTGTCTCGTCGGTGGCCGACTACTTTGTCATCGCATCAGGCGAAGCGGATGTCCACGTGAAGGCCATCGTGAGAGCGGTGGAGGACGGCTTGATGGAGAGAGGGTACAAGCCATATCATCGCGAAGGATACTCACAGGGTAGCTGGGTATTGCTGGATTATATCGACGTTGTGGTACACATATTCCTGGAATCGACACGTCAATTCTACGCCCTCGAACGATTATGGGGCGATGCCCCGGTTGAGGAATTGTCCGACGACTGA
- the rho gene encoding transcription termination factor Rho, which produces MELVDLKAKTIADLLKMAEDMDIPGVSGLRKSELIYKIMENASSSDSTILADGVLEILDEGYGFLRSPDYNYLPGQDDIYVSPSQIKRFDMRTGDIVAGQVRPPKDNERYFALLKIESVNFNDPEKTKHKILFDNLTPLYPDEAFKLEVTPERLTTRIIDLMCPIGKGQRALITSPPKAGKTIILQNIAQAITTNHPEVKLIVLLIDERPEEVTDMKRSVNGEVISSTFDEPAERHVQVANMVLEKSKRLTESGHDVVILLDSLTRLARAHNSVVPHSGKILSGGVDSNALHKPKRFFGAARNIEEGGSLSVIATALIETGSRMDEVIFEEFKGTGNMELVLDRRLSDRRIFPAMDINRSSTRKEELLMDEDVLTKIWVLRKFLAEMNPIEAMEFLNDRLKKTKNNERFLASMKD; this is translated from the coding sequence ATGGAGTTAGTTGATCTCAAAGCAAAAACTATCGCCGACCTCTTAAAGATGGCCGAGGACATGGATATCCCCGGTGTCTCAGGTCTGCGAAAGTCGGAGTTGATTTACAAAATCATGGAAAATGCTTCATCCTCAGACAGCACGATTTTGGCCGACGGCGTGTTGGAGATTTTGGATGAAGGTTATGGCTTTTTGCGCTCGCCGGATTACAACTATCTGCCGGGGCAGGACGATATTTATGTCTCGCCGTCGCAGATAAAACGATTCGATATGCGCACAGGCGACATCGTGGCCGGGCAGGTGCGTCCGCCCAAGGACAATGAACGATACTTTGCTCTTCTCAAAATCGAGTCGGTCAATTTCAATGATCCGGAGAAAACCAAGCACAAAATACTGTTTGATAATCTCACGCCGCTCTATCCCGATGAGGCCTTCAAACTTGAGGTCACCCCCGAGCGGTTGACCACCCGGATTATCGATCTCATGTGTCCCATCGGCAAAGGCCAACGTGCTCTGATCACCTCGCCGCCCAAAGCGGGTAAGACCATCATTTTGCAAAACATTGCCCAGGCCATAACCACCAACCATCCCGAGGTCAAGCTGATCGTCCTGCTGATCGATGAACGTCCCGAGGAAGTTACCGACATGAAGCGCTCGGTTAACGGTGAAGTCATCTCCTCGACCTTCGACGAACCGGCCGAGCGACACGTTCAGGTAGCCAACATGGTACTTGAGAAATCGAAACGTCTGACCGAATCCGGCCATGATGTTGTCATCCTGCTCGATTCGCTCACCCGACTGGCGCGCGCCCACAACTCGGTCGTGCCGCATTCAGGCAAAATTCTCTCCGGCGGTGTCGACTCCAACGCGCTGCACAAACCGAAAAGGTTCTTCGGCGCCGCTCGCAACATCGAAGAGGGTGGCTCACTGTCGGTCATCGCCACCGCTCTGATCGAAACCGGATCGCGAATGGACGAAGTTATCTTCGAAGAGTTCAAAGGGACCGGCAACATGGAACTGGTGCTGGATCGCAGGCTGTCCGACCGTCGTATCTTCCCCGCCATGGACATCAATCGTTCATCGACTCGTAAGGAAGAGTTGCTCATGGACGAAGATGTGCTGACTAAGATCTGGGTTTTGCGCAAGTTCCTGGCTGAGATGAATCCGATTGAAGCGATGGAGTTCCTCAATGATCGCCTCAAAAAAACCAAGAACAACGAACGGTTCTTAGCTTCGATGAAGGACTGA